A stretch of Campylobacter gracilis DNA encodes these proteins:
- a CDS encoding Fur family transcriptional regulator, with amino-acid sequence MNAKIENLEFDALIVEFKKALAASGLKYTKQREVLLRTLYNNNKHFTPEALHNEIKAKFPELNVGIATVYRTLNLLEDSGMATSISFGAQGKKFELANKPHHDHLICKSCNKIIEFQDATIERKQLAVAKEHGFTLTGHMMQLYGICPECAAKRK; translated from the coding sequence ATGAATGCAAAAATCGAAAATTTAGAGTTTGACGCTCTAATTGTTGAGTTTAAAAAGGCGCTTGCCGCTAGCGGTCTAAAATATACCAAGCAGCGCGAGGTTTTACTCCGCACGCTTTATAACAACAACAAACACTTTACGCCCGAGGCGCTTCATAACGAGATCAAAGCGAAATTTCCGGAGTTAAACGTAGGCATAGCGACGGTGTATCGTACCTTAAATTTGCTTGAGGATTCAGGTATGGCGACGTCGATCTCATTTGGCGCGCAGGGTAAGAAATTTGAGCTTGCCAACAAGCCTCACCACGACCATCTAATCTGCAAAAGCTGCAATAAGATCATAGAATTTCAAGACGCCACTATTGAGCGAAAACAGCTTGCCGTCGCCAAAGAGCACGGATTTACGCTTACGGGACATATGATGCAGCTGTATGGAATTTGCCCTGAATGCGCGGCAAAAAGGAAGTAG
- a CDS encoding putative transporter, whose translation MFVSFFKNKKWAFWAYSGIFFLIAINWYQTTLNVRINEWYRAFYDMCQNIDRHTLGDFYTQMKVFLWIAMPYVVSAISERYAARIWTFKWREAMTFSYFSYWKKVSKDIEGSSQRIQEDIFRFSRTIEEMGTRVLSAAMTLFAFIPVLWGLSSNVPFEFLKKIPGSLVWIALAISIGGLIISWLVGWYLPRLEYNNQKVEAAFRKELVFAEEDKINYASEEKILSLFDKIKYNYFKLYLHYCYFDMWFNSFSQFLMIVPYLIMGPGLFTKVITLGVMVQVSNAFNQVRGSFSIFMNNWTTITELRSIHMRLKEFEKNIDYKG comes from the coding sequence ATGTTTGTTTCATTTTTTAAAAACAAAAAATGGGCATTTTGGGCATATTCGGGAATATTTTTTCTAATTGCGATTAATTGGTATCAAACTACCTTAAATGTGAGAATAAACGAATGGTACCGCGCGTTTTATGATATGTGCCAAAACATAGATCGTCATACGCTAGGTGATTTCTATACACAGATGAAAGTTTTTTTATGGATAGCGATGCCCTACGTAGTCTCTGCGATTTCAGAACGATATGCAGCTCGTATTTGGACATTTAAATGGCGGGAAGCGATGACCTTTTCTTATTTTTCATACTGGAAAAAGGTAAGTAAAGATATCGAAGGAAGCTCGCAACGTATCCAAGAAGATATCTTTCGCTTCTCAAGAACTATCGAGGAAATGGGTACGAGAGTGCTTTCGGCAGCTATGACACTGTTTGCATTCATACCTGTGCTATGGGGGCTTAGTAGCAATGTTCCTTTTGAATTTCTAAAAAAAATTCCGGGCTCACTTGTTTGGATTGCACTTGCAATCAGCATCGGTGGACTAATAATTTCTTGGCTGGTTGGCTGGTATCTACCGAGACTTGAATACAACAATCAAAAGGTCGAGGCGGCCTTTAGAAAAGAACTTGTTTTTGCGGAGGAGGATAAGATAAATTACGCAAGCGAGGAAAAAATTCTTTCGTTATTTGATAAGATCAAATATAACTATTTTAAACTATATCTGCATTACTGCTATTTTGATATGTGGTTCAACTCATTTTCGCAGTTTCTAATGATCGTACCTTACTTGATAATGGGTCCTGGGTTATTTACTAAGGTAATTACGCTTGGAGTTATGGTTCAGGTAAGCAATGCTTTTAATCAGGTGCGCGGTAGTTTTAGTATTTTTATGAATAACTGGACGACGATCACGGAGCTGCGCTCAATCCATATGCGACTTAAAGAGTTTGAAAAAAATATCGATTACAAGGGCTAG
- a CDS encoding cytochrome d ubiquinol oxidase subunit II, translated as MHEIFQIYWWCVVSLLGGILVFMLFVQGGQTLLFTLAKSETEKDFIINSIGKKWELTFTTLVMFGGACFAAFPLFYATSFGGAYWAWMALLFCFIIQAVAYEYRKKPDNFLGAKTYEAFLFINGSLGTILLGIIVSTLFSGSEFALGDNNFVQWKNPARGLEALANPFNYILGFALFFCARTGASLYLMNNIAEPEMIAKLKASLKFNASAFLVFFIAFLAWVLLKQGYAVGADGIVSLESFKYLHNYLSLPVALVLLLLGVVLVLVGIVKGAFTSSVRGIFSYGVGVVCAVTSVFLILGLNNTTFYPSNFDLQSSLSISNASSSLYTLKTMFYVSFLVPFVLGYISYVWRAMDAKKLDKEGLSNEHY; from the coding sequence ATGCACGAAATTTTTCAAATTTATTGGTGGTGCGTGGTTTCGCTTCTGGGCGGAATTTTGGTTTTTATGCTCTTCGTGCAGGGCGGTCAGACGCTGCTTTTTACGCTGGCAAAGAGTGAGACCGAGAAGGATTTTATAATAAATTCCATCGGCAAGAAATGGGAGCTTACGTTTACTACGCTAGTTATGTTCGGCGGAGCGTGCTTTGCGGCGTTTCCGCTGTTTTATGCGACCAGCTTCGGCGGGGCGTATTGGGCGTGGATGGCTCTGCTTTTTTGCTTTATAATCCAAGCCGTCGCCTACGAGTACAGAAAAAAGCCCGATAATTTCTTGGGCGCTAAAACTTATGAAGCCTTTCTTTTTATAAACGGCTCGCTGGGCACGATCCTGCTTGGTATCATCGTCTCAACGCTTTTTAGCGGTAGCGAGTTTGCGCTGGGCGATAATAATTTTGTGCAGTGGAAAAACCCCGCTCGCGGACTTGAGGCGCTAGCAAATCCGTTTAACTACATCTTGGGGTTTGCGCTATTTTTCTGCGCTAGAACGGGAGCGAGCTTATATTTGATGAACAATATCGCCGAGCCTGAAATGATCGCCAAGCTCAAAGCCTCGCTTAAATTTAACGCTAGCGCGTTTTTGGTATTTTTTATCGCGTTTTTGGCGTGGGTCTTGCTAAAGCAGGGCTACGCAGTCGGCGCCGACGGCATCGTAAGCCTTGAGAGCTTTAAGTATCTGCATAACTACCTAAGCCTGCCTGTGGCGCTAGTCTTGCTGCTGCTGGGCGTCGTGCTGGTGCTGGTGGGCATCGTCAAAGGCGCATTTACAAGCAGCGTGCGCGGGATATTTTCCTACGGCGTGGGCGTCGTATGCGCGGTAACGAGCGTATTTTTGATTCTGGGTCTAAACAACACGACGTTTTATCCGTCAAATTTCGACCTGCAAAGCTCGCTTTCGATAAGCAACGCAAGCTCGAGCCTCTATACGCTTAAGACGATGTTTTACGTGTCGTTTTTAGTGCCTTTCGTGCTGGGTTACATCAGCTATGTTTGGCGCGCGATGGATGCAAAAAAGCTTGATAAAGAGGGGCTTTCAAACGAGCATTATTAG
- a CDS encoding shikimate dehydrogenase, translating into MDRFAVFGNPIAHSLSPLLHNYAIKFLALDAYYGRVLLQHGEELRAKFEALKLAGANITVPFKLDAFKACDILSEAAQKIGSVNTLVLKGDALQGFNTDAQGFFCAILGFGEIRNALILGAGGTTRAIGYALSKNGVKFDILNRSAKDFDFGCEEFFSYENFKSKDYDLIVNATGAGLKDDALPAPEGVIDEILSRAKFAFDAIYGKQTPFLQAACAKNLPAKDGKEMLINQGALAFNLFFGGKFDLAEIVSLMSHAANLR; encoded by the coding sequence GTGGACAGATTCGCGGTTTTCGGCAACCCGATCGCGCACTCTCTCTCACCGCTACTTCATAATTACGCCATAAAATTTCTAGCCCTAGACGCTTACTATGGGCGAGTTTTGTTGCAGCATGGCGAGGAGCTGCGAGCTAAATTTGAAGCTTTAAAGCTTGCGGGTGCGAACATAACCGTGCCTTTTAAGCTCGACGCATTTAAAGCATGCGACATCCTAAGTGAAGCGGCGCAGAAGATCGGCTCGGTAAACACGCTGGTGCTAAAAGGCGACGCGCTGCAAGGCTTTAACACCGATGCGCAAGGCTTTTTCTGCGCAATCTTAGGCTTTGGCGAGATTCGCAATGCGCTTATTTTAGGCGCGGGCGGCACGACGCGGGCAATTGGCTACGCGCTAAGCAAAAACGGCGTGAAATTTGACATCCTAAACCGCAGCGCAAAGGATTTTGACTTCGGCTGCGAGGAATTTTTTAGCTATGAAAATTTCAAGTCCAAAGACTACGATCTTATCGTCAATGCTACCGGCGCGGGGCTCAAAGATGACGCGCTGCCTGCGCCCGAGGGGGTAATAGATGAAATTTTATCCCGCGCAAAATTTGCTTTTGATGCGATCTATGGCAAGCAGACTCCGTTTTTGCAAGCCGCATGCGCAAAAAATTTGCCTGCAAAAGACGGTAAAGAGATGCTGATAAATCAGGGCGCGCTTGCTTTCAATCTCTTTTTCGGCGGTAAATTCGACCTAGCAGAGATTGTATCGCTGATGAGCCATGCTGCGAATTTACGCTAA
- a CDS encoding serine hydroxymethyltransferase, with protein MSNLEKFDNEIFSLTNKELARQCDYLEMIASENFTYPEVMEAMGSVLTNKYAEGYPGKRYYGGCEFVDEIEQIAIDRCKKLFGCEFANVQPNSGSQANQGVYAAFLKPGEKILGMALSHGGHLTHGAKVSSSGKMYESFEYGVELDGRINYDKVLEIAQIVKPKMIVCGASAYTREIDFAKFRQIADSVGAFLFADVAHVAGLVVAGEHANPFPHCHVVSSTTHKTLRGPRGGIIMTNDEEFAKKINSAIFPGIQGGPLMHVIAAKAVGFKHNLSPEWKVYAKQVKANARVLGETLVGRGFDLVSGGTDNHLILMSFLNRDFSGKDASAALENAGITTNKNTVPGETRSPFVTSGIRVGSPALTARGMKEKEFEFIGNKIADVLSDISNSKLQAQVKEEVRDLAHRFIIYDRAMY; from the coding sequence GTGTCAAATTTAGAAAAATTCGATAATGAAATTTTTAGTCTAACCAATAAAGAGCTTGCCCGCCAGTGCGATTATTTGGAGATGATCGCGAGCGAAAATTTCACCTATCCCGAGGTGATGGAGGCGATGGGCTCGGTGTTAACGAATAAATACGCCGAAGGCTATCCCGGCAAGCGCTACTACGGCGGCTGCGAGTTCGTAGACGAGATCGAGCAGATCGCGATCGATCGCTGTAAAAAGCTCTTCGGCTGTGAGTTTGCAAACGTCCAGCCAAACAGTGGCAGCCAAGCTAACCAAGGCGTATATGCCGCGTTTTTGAAACCGGGCGAGAAAATTTTAGGCATGGCGCTTAGCCACGGCGGGCATTTGACGCACGGCGCGAAGGTTTCAAGTAGCGGAAAGATGTATGAGAGCTTCGAGTACGGCGTGGAGCTCGATGGCCGCATAAACTACGATAAGGTGCTTGAGATCGCTCAGATCGTAAAGCCGAAGATGATCGTTTGCGGTGCGAGCGCCTATACGCGCGAGATAGATTTTGCTAAATTTAGACAGATCGCTGATAGCGTGGGCGCGTTTCTTTTCGCCGACGTAGCGCACGTCGCTGGGCTCGTCGTCGCAGGCGAACACGCTAATCCGTTTCCGCATTGCCACGTCGTAAGCTCGACCACGCATAAAACGCTTCGCGGTCCGCGCGGCGGCATCATAATGACCAACGACGAGGAATTTGCTAAAAAGATCAACTCGGCGATCTTCCCGGGTATCCAGGGCGGCCCACTAATGCACGTCATCGCTGCAAAGGCGGTGGGCTTTAAACACAATCTAAGCCCCGAGTGGAAGGTCTATGCCAAGCAGGTCAAAGCAAACGCTAGAGTTTTGGGCGAAACGCTGGTTGGGCGCGGCTTTGATCTTGTTAGCGGCGGTACCGATAACCATCTGATTTTAATGAGCTTTTTAAATAGGGATTTTAGCGGCAAGGACGCTAGCGCCGCGCTTGAAAACGCAGGCATCACGACGAATAAAAACACAGTACCGGGCGAGACGCGCAGCCCGTTCGTCACCAGCGGTATCCGCGTCGGTAGCCCCGCACTTACGGCGCGCGGCATGAAAGAGAAAGAATTTGAGTTTATCGGAAATAAAATCGCCGACGTGCTAAGCGACATCTCAAATTCTAAGCTTCAGGCGCAGGTCAAAGAGGAGGTGCGGGATTTGGCGCACCGCTTTATCATCTACGACCGCGCGATGTATTAA
- the lysS gene encoding lysine--tRNA ligase: protein MFDSQLEIQRIDKASELRNLGANPYPHFLKKDMSIAEFKEKFGYIKDTEDKKASEEVSLAGRLKLKRVAGKSTFANIEDQSGNIQIYYSRDSIGEEDYAKFKKNLEVGDIILVRGYAFVTQTGEFSIHASKITLASKAICPLPEKFHGLVDIEMRYRQRYLDMIMNPEVREDFIKRSIIVSEIRSFFEKHGFLEVETPMMHPIAGGANAKPFITHHNALDVDRYLRIAPELYLKRLVVGGMEAVFEINRNFRNEGMDLTHNPEFTSIEFYWAWHDYNDAMNLTEELFKALFKRLRLGEILTYDEREIDFSKPFARIKYLDALTQIGGIEPQIVNDREKIIAKLKEDKFEVNEKLDLGHLQSELFDNYVEAKLINPTFIVDFPISISPLSRRSDENPQIAERFELYIAGKELANAFNELNDPLDQYARFKAQIDAKNAGDDEAHEMDEDYVRALSYAMPPTTGWGLGIDRLAMILLNKKSIRDVILFPAMRPLNLEKE, encoded by the coding sequence TTGTTTGATAGCCAGTTAGAGATCCAAAGGATAGACAAGGCGTCGGAACTTCGGAATTTGGGGGCTAATCCCTATCCGCACTTTCTAAAAAAAGATATGAGCATAGCCGAGTTTAAAGAGAAATTCGGCTACATCAAAGATACCGAGGATAAAAAAGCGAGCGAGGAGGTAAGCCTTGCCGGAAGGTTAAAGCTAAAGCGCGTCGCGGGCAAATCCACCTTCGCAAACATAGAAGATCAAAGCGGTAATATTCAAATTTATTACTCTCGCGACAGCATAGGCGAGGAGGATTACGCTAAATTTAAGAAAAATCTCGAAGTGGGCGATATAATTTTAGTGCGCGGATACGCCTTCGTCACCCAAACGGGCGAGTTTTCGATCCATGCCAGCAAAATAACGCTCGCATCCAAAGCGATCTGCCCGCTTCCGGAGAAATTTCACGGCCTTGTCGATATCGAGATGCGCTACCGCCAAAGATACCTCGATATGATAATGAACCCCGAGGTCCGCGAGGATTTTATTAAGCGCTCGATCATCGTTAGCGAGATCCGCAGCTTTTTTGAAAAGCATGGATTTTTAGAGGTCGAAACGCCGATGATGCACCCAATCGCAGGCGGCGCGAACGCTAAGCCTTTCATCACGCACCACAATGCTCTCGACGTCGATCGCTACCTGCGTATCGCGCCGGAGCTGTATCTTAAGCGCCTCGTCGTAGGCGGCATGGAGGCGGTCTTTGAGATCAATCGAAACTTCCGCAACGAGGGCATGGATCTGACGCACAATCCAGAGTTTACCAGCATAGAATTCTACTGGGCGTGGCATGATTATAACGACGCGATGAACCTAACCGAGGAGTTATTTAAAGCGCTATTTAAGAGGCTCAGGCTAGGCGAAATTTTAACCTACGATGAGCGCGAGATCGATTTTTCAAAGCCTTTTGCGCGCATAAAGTATCTCGACGCGCTTACGCAGATAGGCGGCATAGAGCCGCAGATCGTAAATGATCGCGAAAAGATCATCGCAAAGCTCAAAGAGGATAAATTTGAAGTCAATGAAAAGCTCGATCTAGGCCACTTGCAGAGCGAACTTTTTGATAATTACGTAGAAGCTAAGCTCATAAATCCGACATTCATCGTGGATTTTCCGATCTCGATCAGCCCACTTTCGCGCAGAAGCGACGAAAATCCGCAAATAGCCGAGAGATTTGAGCTCTACATCGCGGGCAAAGAGCTAGCCAACGCCTTTAACGAGCTGAACGATCCGCTCGATCAATACGCCAGATTTAAGGCTCAAATCGACGCTAAAAACGCTGGCGACGACGAAGCTCACGAGATGGATGAGGATTACGTCCGTGCGCTTAGCTATGCGATGCCGCCGACTACCGGCTGGGGGCTTGGAATCGATCGCTTGGCGATGATTTTGCTGAATAAAAAATCGATCCGCGACGTGATTTTGTTCCCCGCGATGAGGCCGCTAAATTTAGAGAAGGAGTGA
- a CDS encoding DUF4492 domain-containing protein — MFFGKILKFYAHGFASMKLGKTLWAVILIKLFIIFVLLKFFIFDENLDSKFKTDQEKIDFIYKNLTKE, encoded by the coding sequence ATGTTTTTCGGCAAAATTTTAAAATTTTACGCGCACGGATTTGCTTCGATGAAGCTTGGTAAAACGCTGTGGGCGGTGATTTTGATCAAGCTATTTATAATTTTCGTGCTACTGAAATTTTTCATTTTCGACGAAAACTTGGATTCTAAATTTAAAACCGATCAAGAAAAAATCGATTTCATCTATAAAAATTTGACTAAGGAGTAG
- a CDS encoding cytochrome ubiquinol oxidase subunit I, with protein sequence MQELASVDWSRAQFALTALYHFLFVPLTLGLSFIVAFMESLYVATGKQEWLKITKFWLRLFGINFAIGVATGIIMEFEFGTNWANYSWFVGDIFGAPLAIEGLLAFFLEATFFAVMFFGWDRVSKKFHLLSTWLVAIGSNLSAYWILIANAWMQNPVGTSFNPDTMRNEMSNFLDIALSHFGVAKFLHTVGGGYITGALFVLGISAFYMLKNKDFALAKKSFIVAASFGMLSSLFVLFSGDESAYQVAQKQPMKLAAMEGLYKGEVNAGIVAAGVLNPSKTAGDDKKPFLFEIKAPYALGLMATRGLDNFTPGIDDLVFGNEKFGIEGADKKIEKGKIALQALKDYKLAKDANDTAAMQQAREILFGNQSMQNLGYGYLDDAKQIVPPVALTFYSFHVMVALGSYFILLFFVTLFLAMRKNLAEYKKILWLCVFSIPLGYVACEAGWIVAEVGRQPWAIQDLMPVGVAATSLAGTNIMISFMLFAVLFTVLFIAEIKIMLKQIKIGF encoded by the coding sequence ATGCAAGAGCTTGCTAGCGTGGATTGGTCGAGGGCGCAGTTTGCGCTCACGGCGCTTTATCACTTTCTTTTCGTGCCCCTAACGCTGGGGCTTAGCTTTATCGTGGCGTTTATGGAGAGCCTATATGTCGCGACCGGTAAGCAGGAGTGGCTCAAGATCACTAAATTTTGGCTGCGCCTTTTCGGTATAAATTTTGCCATCGGCGTCGCGACCGGCATCATAATGGAGTTTGAGTTCGGCACCAACTGGGCGAATTACAGCTGGTTCGTGGGCGACATCTTCGGCGCGCCGCTTGCGATCGAGGGCTTGCTCGCGTTTTTCTTAGAAGCTACCTTCTTTGCGGTAATGTTCTTCGGCTGGGATCGCGTAAGCAAGAAATTTCATCTTCTTTCAACCTGGCTCGTGGCGATCGGATCAAATTTAAGCGCGTATTGGATTCTAATTGCGAATGCTTGGATGCAAAACCCTGTTGGTACGAGCTTTAATCCAGATACGATGCGCAACGAGATGAGTAATTTTTTAGATATCGCGCTATCTCACTTCGGAGTGGCTAAATTTTTACATACCGTTGGCGGCGGCTACATTACCGGGGCGCTTTTCGTACTTGGAATTTCGGCGTTTTATATGCTAAAAAACAAAGACTTCGCGCTTGCTAAAAAAAGCTTCATCGTGGCGGCAAGCTTCGGTATGCTAAGCTCGCTTTTCGTGTTATTTAGCGGCGACGAGAGCGCCTATCAGGTCGCGCAAAAGCAGCCGATGAAGCTTGCGGCGATGGAGGGACTATATAAAGGCGAAGTAAACGCGGGCATCGTCGCAGCGGGAGTTTTAAATCCGAGCAAAACTGCGGGAGACGATAAGAAGCCGTTTTTGTTTGAGATTAAAGCACCTTATGCGCTAGGGCTGATGGCTACGAGAGGGCTTGATAATTTCACGCCGGGCATCGATGATCTGGTATTCGGAAACGAAAAATTCGGCATCGAAGGCGCGGATAAAAAGATCGAAAAAGGCAAAATCGCCCTGCAAGCGCTAAAGGATTACAAGCTCGCCAAAGACGCGAATGACACCGCGGCGATGCAGCAGGCGCGCGAAATTTTATTTGGCAACCAAAGTATGCAAAATTTAGGCTACGGCTACCTTGACGACGCGAAGCAGATCGTCCCTCCCGTGGCGCTTACCTTTTACAGCTTCCACGTTATGGTGGCTTTGGGAAGCTATTTTATCTTGCTATTTTTCGTAACGCTATTTTTGGCGATGCGAAAGAATCTCGCCGAATACAAGAAAATTTTATGGCTTTGCGTATTTAGCATCCCTCTGGGATACGTCGCGTGCGAGGCGGGCTGGATCGTAGCCGAAGTAGGGCGCCAGCCGTGGGCGATACAAGATCTCATGCCGGTGGGCGTCGCGGCTACGAGCCTGGCGGGGACGAACATAATGATCTCGTTTATGCTCTTTGCGGTTTTATTTACGGTTTTATTCATAGCCGAGATAAAGATCATGCTAAAACAGATAAAGATAGGATTTTAA
- a CDS encoding M16 family metallopeptidase, whose amino-acid sequence MKKLIFFISALLCSLSLYSADTNPDAPLKLDPSVVHGELANGVKFYILKNDVPKNSALFYLNVAAGSVDENDDEQGLAHFVEHMAFNGSEHFDKNELVHTLQRLGVKFGADLNAQTGFENTTYNIQAQVSDDTLKDVFLVLRDYAGGVKFDENETQKEKGVILEEAKKGFERRFYEKRATYLYPNSIFSRRFPIGQNEIIKGATGEQLKKFYVRNYLPSAISIIVVGDVNVEQIKNLIKQNFSSLSAYGEKIPRDLSLRPFEGGLASTVEPELGTNVASVLYAGKYEPLRSYDALKNEWLQAYVSRLMELGYDAMNVNAKIPLKAYFGSDDLFKNRRLYSISANIFNFDANATLNSLFSAIKGVREHGFNNDDFDSVKAEFKHQVQADLLKNDTQSAQIGALLDFVQNGNVKLSKQDEHDLSLKALEEITLADVNKFFSQITDGARFTEIISAKDLGISQKDAELLYEKAVPFNFAASKLTSKQLAGADLKEAEFKAQKGASGTEILEFKNGAKVILKPLKSEKNKIALAAVKKGGYAHFGKARGEILTALLNSGTIGELNEYEAGRLTSKFDYKLRFRMDDADCGFRGAGVDLEAMAHELYARFSEPLIHASSLTKYKTDALSAIALRDETAEFKFGEQILKSLYSGDTARKQPLSADDVKSANLADLQRDADEIFAGAGNFIFVLSGDFEPARAKQILAKYIGNLKPGVNSATPKTLMLNTSSGEIVQDYGDSDKSEVRMIFSNYELQNFDFADTYKFQALKSVLSNRIVEQIREARGQIYSAMVHSAYVREPQIAASLNVSFSTEPKDTRAVAASVSEILKQIESSGAKDSELANFKKAQILSTKRAAQTNDFWLGNITAHELYGYPLYDEKSYAASINAVKSTDVQKAAQMLSDRLFTAILNPKER is encoded by the coding sequence ATGAAAAAGCTTATATTTTTTATCTCCGCCCTGCTTTGCTCTTTGAGCCTTTACTCCGCAGATACCAACCCGGACGCGCCACTTAAGCTCGATCCTAGTGTAGTGCACGGCGAGCTGGCAAACGGCGTGAAATTTTATATCCTCAAAAATGACGTGCCAAAAAATAGCGCGCTTTTTTACCTCAACGTAGCCGCAGGTAGTGTTGATGAAAATGACGACGAGCAGGGCTTGGCGCATTTCGTCGAGCATATGGCATTCAACGGCAGTGAGCACTTCGATAAAAACGAGCTAGTCCACACTCTGCAGCGCCTTGGAGTGAAATTCGGCGCCGATCTCAATGCACAGACTGGCTTTGAAAACACCACCTACAACATCCAAGCCCAAGTAAGCGACGATACACTAAAGGACGTATTTTTGGTGCTACGCGATTATGCAGGCGGCGTAAAATTTGACGAGAACGAAACGCAAAAGGAAAAAGGCGTCATCTTAGAGGAAGCAAAAAAAGGCTTTGAGAGGCGCTTTTATGAAAAGCGCGCCACATATTTATACCCTAATTCCATATTTTCAAGACGCTTTCCGATCGGACAAAATGAAATCATCAAAGGCGCCACCGGCGAGCAACTAAAAAAATTCTACGTGCGTAACTACCTTCCTAGCGCCATTAGTATCATAGTCGTGGGCGACGTAAACGTTGAGCAGATTAAAAACTTAATCAAGCAAAATTTTAGCTCTCTTTCTGCGTACGGCGAAAAAATCCCGCGCGATCTTAGCCTACGCCCATTTGAAGGCGGGCTAGCAAGCACCGTAGAACCTGAGCTCGGCACTAATGTCGCTAGCGTGCTTTACGCAGGCAAATATGAGCCGCTAAGAAGCTACGATGCGCTTAAAAATGAGTGGCTGCAAGCCTACGTATCGAGGCTGATGGAGCTTGGATACGACGCGATGAATGTGAATGCTAAAATTCCGCTTAAAGCCTATTTCGGCTCGGACGATCTGTTTAAAAACCGCAGACTATACAGCATAAGCGCAAATATTTTTAATTTCGACGCCAACGCCACATTAAATAGTCTTTTTAGCGCGATCAAAGGGGTGCGCGAACATGGATTTAACAATGACGATTTTGATAGCGTTAAGGCGGAATTTAAACATCAAGTGCAAGCCGATCTGCTTAAGAACGATACACAAAGTGCGCAAATAGGGGCATTACTTGATTTCGTACAAAACGGCAATGTAAAGCTTAGCAAGCAAGACGAGCACGATCTAAGCCTCAAGGCGTTAGAAGAAATAACGCTAGCGGATGTTAATAAATTTTTCTCTCAGATAACGGATGGAGCGAGATTTACGGAGATTATCTCGGCAAAGGATTTGGGCATTAGCCAAAAAGATGCGGAGCTGCTCTACGAAAAAGCGGTGCCGTTTAATTTCGCTGCTTCGAAGCTTACTTCCAAGCAGCTTGCGGGAGCAGATTTAAAAGAGGCGGAATTTAAAGCACAAAAAGGCGCTAGCGGCACTGAAATTTTGGAGTTTAAAAACGGCGCGAAGGTAATTTTAAAGCCTCTTAAAAGCGAGAAAAATAAAATTGCCCTCGCAGCCGTTAAAAAAGGTGGCTACGCGCATTTCGGCAAAGCTCGTGGCGAAATTCTAACCGCGCTGCTAAACTCAGGCACCATAGGCGAGCTAAACGAATATGAGGCGGGACGCTTGACCTCAAAATTTGATTATAAGCTAAGATTTAGGATGGATGACGCAGACTGCGGTTTTAGAGGCGCAGGAGTGGATCTGGAGGCGATGGCACACGAGCTTTACGCGAGATTTAGCGAGCCGCTAATTCATGCAAGCTCGCTTACAAAATACAAAACCGACGCGCTTTCGGCGATTGCGCTACGAGACGAGACGGCGGAATTTAAATTCGGCGAGCAAATTTTAAAATCTCTATATTCGGGAGATACGGCTCGCAAGCAGCCGCTTAGTGCAGATGACGTAAAGAGCGCAAATCTTGCCGATTTGCAGCGCGATGCGGATGAAATTTTTGCAGGTGCTGGAAATTTTATCTTTGTGCTTAGCGGCGATTTTGAGCCTGCGCGCGCAAAACAAATTCTAGCCAAATATATCGGCAATCTAAAGCCAGGCGTAAACAGCGCTACGCCTAAAACTTTGATGCTAAATACTTCTAGCGGCGAGATTGTGCAAGATTACGGCGATAGTGATAAAAGCGAAGTTCGGATGATTTTTTCAAACTATGAGCTACAAAATTTCGACTTTGCAGACACTTATAAATTTCAAGCGTTAAAAAGTGTGCTAAGCAATCGTATCGTCGAGCAGATCCGCGAGGCGCGCGGACAAATTTACTCGGCGATGGTGCATAGCGCCTATGTGCGTGAGCCACAAATCGCAGCGAGCTTGAATGTATCGTTTTCTACCGAACCGAAAGATACCCGTGCGGTTGCAGCAAGCGTGAGTGAAATTTTAAAGCAGATCGAAAGCTCGGGCGCAAAAGATAGCGAGCTGGCAAATTTTAAAAAAGCTCAAATTCTATCGACCAAAAGAGCTGCGCAGACGAATGATTTTTGGCTTGGAAATATCACTGCGCACGAGCTTTACGGCTATCCGCTCTATGACGAAAAAAGCTACGCAGCAAGCATAAACGCAGTAAAAAGCACAGATGTGCAAAAAGCCGCACAAATGCTAAGCGACAGGCTATTTACGGCGATTTTAAATCCAAAGGAGCGTTGA